One Microbacterium trichothecenolyticum DNA window includes the following coding sequences:
- the proC gene encoding pyrroline-5-carboxylate reductase has protein sequence MTDALTSLPPIAILGAGSMGGAILHGLLSAGLTGGGVTATNRSLAKAAELADLEGVTSVALEANPNGNADAVASADIVLIGVKPAMVPALLDEIAPHLRPGAIVVSLAAGVTLATFARHLGDGVATLRSMPNTPSLVGAGVTGLAAGPAASADDVSVVRTLFETVGAVVEVPEEQIDAISTISGSGPAYVFLFVEEFTKAAVRMGFDDDQARLLAEQTFIGAAKLMAASDVDPAELRRRVTSPKGTTERAIAVLQAARLDDTFTVAAEAALARAKELAAGN, from the coding sequence ATGACGGATGCCCTCACCTCGCTGCCCCCGATCGCCATCCTCGGAGCCGGATCCATGGGCGGGGCGATCCTGCACGGACTCCTCTCCGCGGGGCTGACAGGCGGCGGGGTCACCGCGACCAACCGCTCGCTCGCGAAGGCGGCGGAGCTCGCCGACCTCGAGGGGGTCACGAGCGTCGCGCTCGAGGCGAACCCGAATGGCAACGCCGACGCCGTGGCATCCGCCGACATCGTGTTGATCGGCGTCAAGCCGGCCATGGTCCCCGCTCTGCTCGACGAGATCGCCCCGCACCTGCGTCCGGGCGCGATCGTGGTCAGCCTGGCCGCGGGCGTCACACTCGCGACTTTCGCCCGCCACCTCGGCGACGGCGTCGCGACGCTGCGCTCCATGCCCAACACGCCCTCTCTGGTAGGCGCGGGGGTCACCGGCCTCGCGGCGGGTCCGGCGGCGTCGGCCGACGACGTCTCGGTCGTTCGGACCCTGTTCGAGACCGTCGGCGCGGTCGTCGAAGTTCCCGAAGAGCAGATCGACGCCATTTCGACGATCTCGGGTTCGGGTCCCGCTTACGTGTTCCTCTTCGTCGAGGAGTTCACGAAGGCTGCGGTACGCATGGGCTTCGACGATGATCAGGCGCGTCTTCTCGCCGAGCAGACGTTCATCGGCGCCGCGAAACTCATGGCCGCCTCCGACGTCGACCCCGCCGAGCTGCGACGCCGCGTCACGAGCCCCAAGGGCACCACCGAGCGGGCCATCGCCGTGCTGCAGGCCGCGCGCCTCGACGACACCTTCACCGTCGCTGCCGAAGCCGCCCTGGCCCGCGCGAAAGAGCTCGCAGCCGGTAACTGA
- a CDS encoding potassium channel family protein codes for MVERIRSDAPVLVIGLGRFGAACAGELDRLDRDVLAVDGNLELVQKWSERVTHAVQADARNIDALRQIGAQDFQVAVVAVGSLIEASVLITANLVDLKVPQIWAKAVSQSHGKILARVGANHVIYPEAEAGERVAHLVSGRMLDFIRFDDDFVLAKMYPPKMVRGVGLNESGVRTKYNVTVVGVKSPGRPFRYAEANTVVTNHDLIIVSGTNSDIERFAALDR; via the coding sequence TTGGTTGAACGCATCCGCAGCGACGCGCCCGTTCTGGTGATCGGCCTCGGGCGCTTCGGCGCCGCGTGCGCCGGTGAGCTCGACCGACTCGATCGCGACGTGCTCGCGGTCGACGGCAACCTCGAGCTCGTGCAGAAGTGGTCGGAACGCGTGACGCACGCCGTGCAGGCCGACGCCCGCAACATCGATGCGCTGCGGCAGATCGGTGCGCAGGATTTCCAGGTCGCCGTCGTCGCCGTCGGCTCGCTGATCGAGGCCTCGGTGCTCATCACCGCCAACCTCGTCGACCTGAAGGTTCCGCAGATCTGGGCGAAGGCGGTGTCGCAGTCGCACGGCAAGATCCTCGCCCGCGTCGGCGCGAACCATGTCATCTACCCTGAGGCCGAAGCCGGTGAGCGTGTGGCGCACCTCGTGAGCGGTCGCATGCTCGACTTCATCCGCTTCGACGACGACTTCGTGCTGGCGAAGATGTACCCGCCCAAGATGGTGCGCGGCGTCGGTCTGAACGAATCGGGCGTCCGCACGAAGTACAACGTCACCGTGGTGGGTGTGAAGAGCCCGGGTCGGCCCTTCCGCTACGCGGAGGCGAACACCGTGGTGACCAACCACGACCTCATCATCGTCTCGGGCACGAACTCCGATATCGAGCGCTTCGCAGCCTTGGACCGCTGA